The Mesorhizobium opportunistum WSM2075 DNA window GCCGGTGGTCGTCGGGAATCGCGCCCCAGCCCATCAGCGTCGGGATGACCGGCACGCCCGATATTTCGGCAAACTCGATCAGCAGATCGGACGCATCGGCATTGATGATGCCGCCGCCGGCGACGATCAGCGGCTTTTCGGCCGCGTTGAGCATCGCCAGCGCCTTTTCGGCTTGCGCCCGCGTCATCGCCGGCTTGAACGGCGTCATCGGCTCATAGGCGTCGATATCGAACTCGATCTCGGCCAGCTGGACATCGACCGGCAGGTCGATCAGCACCGGACCTGGCCGCGACGAGCGCATCAGGTGAAACGCCTTCTGCAGCGCCATGGGGACGAGATAGGGTTCCATGACCGTGACCGCCCACTTGGCGACAGGCGCCGCGATGGCGGCGATATCGACAGCCTGGAAATCTTCCTTGTTCAGCCGTGCGCGCGGCGCCTGGCCCGTGATGCACAGGATCGGAATGGAATCGGCGGCGGCCGAATAGAGACCGGTGATCATGTCGGTGCCCGCCGGACCCGACGTGCCGATGCAAAGCCCGATATTGCCGGATTTGGCGCGCGTATAGCCTTCGGCCATATGCGAAGCGCCCTCGACGTGGCGGGCCAGCACGTGGCGGATGGTGCCCCTCGCCTTCAGTGCCGAATAGAGCGGGTTGATCGCCGCGCCCGGCACGCCGAAGGCGCAGGCGATGCCTTCCTTTTCGAGAACGAGAACCGCGGCATCGACAGCGCGCATCCTGGCCATTTTCCGACCCTCCTCAGGGTTGTCATTGTTGGATGGCCGAGAATGTCAGCAAGATGGCTATTTTTCAATTTTTTCAGAATATTTTTTCATTTCTAGAAAACGACAGCTATCTGCTGATTTTATTGGATTTTCCGTTTTCCAAGAATCCCACCACTTGCGCGAGTGAAAAACTTTTTCATTGCTTGTTTGGCGAAACGGCGGAGAATGGCGCCCATGGACACGACCGAAAAACGCCAGCGCGGCCGGCCGCGCGCCTTCAACGGGCCATCCGAAGCCAATTCGGTGCAGTCGCTCGACCGGGCCTTGCGTATCCTGGCCATTGTCGCCGAAGGCAGTGGCCTGTCGCTGAGCGAGATATCCGCGCAAAGCAGCCTTGCTGCCTCCACCGCCTACCGCATGCTGACCACACTGCAGAATCACGGCATGGTCGAGTTCGACACCAGCGACCAATTGTGGTCGATCGGTGTCGAGACCTACCGCATGGGCGCTGCATTCCTGCGCCGCCGCAAGCTGGTCGACCGCGCTCGCATCGTCATGCAGGAGCTGATGGAAAAGACCGGCGAGACCGCCAATCTCGGCGTCGCCGAGGATGATTGCGTGGTGTTCGTCAGCCAAGTCGAGACGCATCAGGCGATCCGCGCCTTCTTCCGCCCGGGAACCCGCAGCCCCTTCCATGCCTCCGGCATTGGCAAGGCGGTGCTGGCGCATCTCGAACCCGAGCGCGTCGGCATCATTTTGCGCAAGGCCGGCCTGCAGCGCTTCACCGACAAGACGCTTTCGGAAATCCCGGCGCTTGCGCATGACCTAGCTGTCATCAAGCTGCGCGGCTGGTCGGTCGACGACGAGGAACGGCACCCCGGCATGCGCTGCGTGGCGGCCGCTATCTTCAACGAGTTCGGCGAGCCGATCGGCGGCGTCTCCGTGTCGGGGCCGACCGTGCGGGTGACGCCGGAGCGGCTGGCCGAGATCGGGCCGATGGTGCGCAATGCCGCGGCTGAAGTGACCAGGATGATCGGCGGCATGCAAGCCGGCTGATCAGCCCGCCCCGGGCAACGCGCTCCTGGTCGCGATATCGAAGAAATCGAGCAGGATCGCCATGCCGACACCGCAGGCCGTGAAGACGAGGCCGGCGATGAAGATGCGGTTGGCGCGTTCGTAGACGCGCCGCTGCAGCGACTTTGTGTCGAGCAGCAGCGACAGCGCCCGCATCTGCAAGGCGATACCGGCCAGGATCGGCAGGACGGCGACCAGATGGTAGGTTTGCCAGGGAATCGGGTTGGCGGCCCAATGGGTGATGAAACCCAGCGAAAATGCCAGCAGGATGCCGACCGTGGTGACGGTGCCATTGCGGAAAACCGTCTCGATCAGGTCTTCTTTCGGGTCCTGCTCGTCCAAGCCACCCTCCCTCGATGCCCATCGCAAGAGACTAGACGCTCCGAAAATCGCTGTATAGCGCCCGCTGCATGGGACCGCCTTGCCGTGGCGTTCGAATGCATGCGAAAGGGCGCGGATGAGAAAAACGATCCAGCTTTTGCTTGTCGCTTCATTGTGCGGATGCGTGGCGGCGGCACCTCGGCTCGATGCGGGCGACCAACGCGGCAATCCCATTCCGATCTCGCCCATTCCGATCTCGCTCGCGCTGGAGGAGATCATTACCGGCGGCATCCGCCAGCATCTGCCGGATCCGGCCTCCGCCAAGTTCGGGACGATGCTGGCCGGCGAGCGGACGTCGGGGGGCCGCCAGGAGATCGTGGCCTGCGGCACCGTCAGCAACAGGATCTCATCCGGGGCTCACGGCGATGACAAAGCCTTTGTCGCCAAGATCTACCCGGATGCCGGAAGCAGCTTCGAACTCGCCGCGATGAGCGATGGATCGGCGGATTCCCGGCTTCGAATTCAGGGCCTCTGCCGCGCGGCCGGTTTGCCGGTTCTCGACGCCGACGCGAAGTTCTAGACCCGCGACCTTCAAAACGAAGAAGAGGGGCTGCCCGCAACCCCTCTTTCCTGTCGTTGGTTGGCCTCCGCTCAGAGCCGGCAGTAGTGGCTATAGCCGTCGCGGCCGATGTAGGTGTCGGACTCCGGATCGTAGCTCGAGTAGCGGTCGAAACAGCGGCGGACGTGCCAAGAACCACCGTCTTCGTCGACATAGACGGTACGCGGCGGCTGCTGGGAGAGCAGGCTGCCGAGGACGAAGCCGCCGACGCCGGCGGCGATGCCGATGCCGATGTCATGGTTGTGGTGATGGCTGTGGGCTGCCGAAGGCTGAACGGTGCCAACCAATGCGGTGGCGGCGACAGTGGTGGCGATGAGGCCGGAAACGAGTGTGCGCGTGAACATGATGATCTCCTTGCTTCGTTGACCGAGGCGATCCATCCGCCTCTTGATCATCTGTCGTTGCGGCAAGAAGAAAGGTTCGAATCTTTTTTCGTCTTTTTTTGAACTGGGGAAATCGCGTCCACCGCGATGGGCGGACTCGGGTATCGCGAATTCCGGCGGCTGCCGGCGTCTAATGCAAAAAGGGCGGCCGAAGCCGCCCTTTTGAGGAATTGGGTCCCTCCATCAAAGGAAAATGATCACCCTGCCGTGCCTGTGGTGATGATGGTGATTGTAGTGCTTCCACCAGAACTTCTTGAAGTGGTGGTGATGATGATGATGGCCGTGCATGCCATGGGCAGACGAGGTACCGACGGTGCCGGCGAGCGCGCCGGTGGCGACGAAGATGGCGACGAGGCCTGAAGTGAGAGTGCGCTTGAACATGATGATCTCCTGGATCTTTTGATCGAGGCGACCCATTCGCCTCCGAACATCAGTCGGCGCGGCGCGGGAAAAGGTTCGAAGGGGCGAGGATTTTTTTCGGCGAGGCTCGGGGAAGCGAGTAGTGAGTAGTGAGTAGTGAGTAGTGAGTAGTGGAAGTGAGCCGCACGGCTCACTACTGACTACTGACTATTCCCTACTCACTCTCTTCGTTCACCCCATGCCCGTCACATGGCGAAGCCAGAAGGCGAGCGCGATGAAGCCGATGATGGTGGTCACGCCGGTCCAGTCGACATTGGCCTTCTTCACATCGCTGATAAGCTTCACCAGCAGCATCCAGGCGATGACGACCATGGGGAGAATGATGATGAGCCTGATCATGCGAAACCCCGGTTGAAGCGATTACACCATCCGATATGTAGGAAACGCCTTTGCGGATTTCAGCATCCTCGCGCCGCGACGTCATCCACCACGGCGAGTAACCGAAAACGGAGTTTTGTCTTTACTGGCGCAACAAATATGCTACCGGAGCGCCGTGCCCTTGTAGCTCAGCTGGTAGAGCAGCGGTTTTGTAAACCGAAGGTCGGCGGTTCGATTCCGTCCGGGGGCACCAGTTCACCTAACGATCCGTCAAGAGCCGGAAGCCTCTCCGAGCGCGACCGCAACGCGATATCGCTATGAGGCGCTGGCGACTTGCCCTGATGCGCCCGCTTTGTTGAACGTGTTCCTCACCCTGACAGACCTGTAGACATAAGCAACCCAGATGCCAGCCGCGACAAACGAGGCTATCGGTGCCGCCAGCGCATCACCTGCGAGCACCTGGTTCACCGGAACGCCCAGAATTGAAGAAATCCAGATCGTGTCCAGGACAAAAACGACAGGGATCGCAAGCCACTGGAGCAGAAACAACTGCGGGAACCGGCGGCTTTTCCGCAGCATGGAAACGAGCACAACCAGTTGAAGCGCCAGAAATGCCAGATTGAGAGCAACCTCGCCATACACCGCCAGCGGCCCGTTTGAGAGGGCCATGAGTTGCTGGTAGCCGTCGGCCGAGTTGGCGAAGTCGGCAAGTGTGCGCAACGGTGATAATGCCTGACCGATAGCCAGCAGCATCAGCCAACCGCCGAAGCCCACAAGAGCCTCAGGATTCTGTGACGGCTTCGCGGCTGATCGAGCAGCAAAGAAAACAGGCACGCCGATCAACAGCAGCACGATCGCCCAATGCCAGACGGAAAACGCCCCCATTTACCCCTCCCCCTTTTTTATGCTCCTCTAAGTTGTACCAGATTTCAAGCTCAACTCAAGAGACGAGCCTCGCGTGACACGACATATATGCCGAGGTGACGATTTCTCCTGCCTGCTCCTGACTCGCTCACACTCCGATCGCCGCCACCAATATGCGGTTCTGCCTCCGTATCGCCGCACGCAACTCCGGTATTCTTGCGTCGTCGCGCTTCACGAACTCGATGAACATCATGTTCATGTTGTTGAAGATCAGTTCACCGAGCGCTGCCCCGTCGATGTCCTGCCGTACCAGCCCAATCTCCTGCAGCCGGGCGATCAGCGCGCGGATCTGTTCCGTCAGCGAGCGGTCCAACGCCGTATAGGCCTGGCCGAATGGGCTGTCGGGCAGTTGCATCGAGATCGCCATCGCCTGCCGCCACATCTCCTTGCTGAGATAATGCAGCGAATGCTCGATATAGATGCCGATCAGCGTGTCCAGCGCGTCGCCGACATTGGCCGGCGGCCTGGCGACGACGCCGCGGCCGGCGTTGAGCACTTCGTTGACCTCCAGCGAGACGATGGCGCCGAGGATGTCGCCCTTATTCTCATAGTAATTGTAGATGGTGCCGACCGAGACCTCGGCCTGAGTGGCGATCGCCTCGATCTTGGCGCCCTCATAGCCGGCCTCGCGGAAAAGTGCGGCCGCCGCCTCGATGATGCGCCTGTGCCGATCCGCCTTTTGCCTTGCCCGCAATCCGCTCATATCAGCCTCTTGCCACAAAAATAGAATTGACTCAATTTTAAAACTGGTTCAATTTTTTGCAAGAAGCCACGAAGGCAGGGAGAACACTCGATGTCCGCACAGTCAAAAGCCATGAATCCGCTTTCCGTCCTGAAGAACCAACTGCGCGCCGCCTGCGCTGCCACGGCGCTGCTGCTTGGCGCCGGCAGTCTCGCCGAGGCCGCCGATCTCAACGCGCTGATCTGGTGCGATCATTCCGATCCGGCGCTGCTGCAGCCCTTCGAGGAGGCCAACAACGTCAAGGTCAACGTCAAGGAATTCGAAGGCACCGGCGCCGGTCTCGCCATCGTCGAACAGTCGCAGCCCGGTGACTGGGACGTGATGGTGATCGATAGTATCGATGTGCCGCGCGGCGTCGAAAAGGGCCTGTTCGAGCCACTGCCGGAAGACAAGCTGCCGCTGGCCGACCTGTTCCCGCAGGTGAAGATGGACGGCTCGACCGTGGTCGGCGGCAAGCGCTACGGCATCACCGAAAAGTTCGGCTACAACACCATCGGCTTCAACAAGACCAAGGTCGACCCGGCCGACATGCAGTCATTGGCGTCGCTGACCAGCGACAAGTACAAGGGCAAGGTCGCCATCTACGACTATTACCTGCCGGTCATCGGCATGGCGGCACTCGCCATCGGCAAGAAGACGGCCGACCTCACCGAAGCCGATCTTCCCGCCCTCAAGGAAGAGCTGCTCAAGATGAAGGCCAATGCCAAGCTGGTCGGCGAAGTCACCGCCAGCCAGACGGCGCTTGCGACCGGCGAGGTCGACATACTGGTCGGCGGCGGCGAATGGGTGACGGCGGGGCTGGCCAAGGAAAACCCGGCGCTCGACTTTTCCATTCCGAAAGAAGGCGCGGTGCTGTGGTCGCAGTCGCTGGCCATGTTCAAGGATTCCAAGAACAAGGACATGGCGCTGAAGTTCATCCAGTACATCATGAGCCCGGAAGGCCAGGCGCAGCTTGCCACCTCGTCCTGCTATTGGGGCATGCCGTCCAACGCCAAGGCGGCACTGACCGACGATCAGAAGAAGATCCTGCGCTTCGACGAGCAGCCCGGCTTCCTTGCCCGCGCCCAGGCCTATCCGGCGCCGAACGCGGATCTCGACAAGAAGATGCAGGATATGTGGACCGAAATGCTGCAGGCGAAGTGAGTGCTCATGAATTCGGTGAGAAGCAGCGGACGGGGCAATGCCCTGCCTTGGGCGCTGGTCACCCCGGCGCTCGGTTGGACGCTGCTGTTCTTCGTGCTGCCCTTCATCGCCATGGGGTTTTCCAGCCTGACAGTGCATGAGGGCGGCGGCTTCACGCTCGCCAATTACAGCCAGTTCTTCACCGACCCGTCCTACTGGCAGGCCATGGTGAACTCGCTCGAGGTGACGGCGATCGTCACCGTGGTCTCGGTGCTGCTCGCCTACCCCTTCGCCTGGATCCTGGCCGAACAGGTGCCGGAACGCTGGCAGCGGCTGGCGCTGATGCTGGCCGTGCTGCCGTTCTGGACCTCCTATGTCGTGCGCTCCTATTCCTGGCTGCTGGTGCTGGCGCAGAACGGCGTCATCAACCGCGCACTGACCGGCGCCGGCCTCATCACCGAGCCGCTGCAGCTCGCCAACACTCGGTTAGCCACGGTCACCGGCTTCGTGCATTTCTTCGTCATGCTGTTGACGCTGACCATCTTCGCCAATCTGAAGCAGCTCAGCCCGAGTTACCGCAAGGCCGCGGCAGATCTCGGCGCCGGACCGGTGCGCACCTTCCTGCACGTCGTCCTGCCACTGACGCTTCCCGGTATCATGGTCGGCGCCTTCCTCACCTTCGTGCTGTGCATCGGCGACTACATCACGCCGCAGATACTTGGCGGCAACAACGAGCTTCTGATGCCGCAGCTGGTGATGATGCAGATCGGCCGGCGTGGCGACTTCCCGCTCGCCTCAGCGCTGTCGATCATCCTGATGGCCGTGGTCACCGTCGCCTACCTCGCCTGCGCGCGCTGGCTGAAGATCGAGCGGGCCTGACTATGCATAGGATTGTCCGCGTCATTTCCTTGGTCTACGCGCTTGCGGTCTATGGCTTCATCTTCCTGCCGGTGGTCGTGCTGGTGCTGTTTTCGCTGCAGGCGACGTCATTCCCGATCCCGCCGTTCACCGGCCCGTCGCTGCGCTGGTACGAGGCCGTTCTGTCCGACACGCGACTGACCTCGGCGCTGATCAATTCGCTGCTGGTCGCATCGATCTCGTCCCTCGCCGCGGTCACGCTGGGTTTCCTCTCGGCCTGGGGTTTCGCGCGCTTCGTGCTGCCCGGCTCGGGCCTGCTGCGCGGGCTGATCACGCTGCCGCTGACGGTCAGCTACCTGATCATCGGCATGGGGCTGCTGGTGCTGTTCAACTGGGCCGGCGTGCCGAAATCGCTGCTTGCCGCCGGCATCGGCCATGTGGTGATCAACCTGCCGCTCTGCTTTGCGATCATCTACAGCCAGATGGGCGGCCACCAGATCAACATCGAGCGCGCCGCGCGCGATCTTGGCGCGCCGGAATGGAAGGTGCTGCTGCTGGTCACAGTGCCGGTGATGGCCCCGGCGATCTTCGCCGGCTTCTTCCTGTCGATGACCTTCTCCTGGGACGAGTTCGTGATCTCCTTCCTGCTGACGCGCTTCGACACCACGCTGCCGGTGGAAATCTGGAACCTGCTGCGCTCCGGCCTCAATCCCAAGACCAATGCGGTCGGCTCGCTGGTCTTTGCCGTTTCCATCGTGCTGGTCGTGGCGTTCGAACTGACATTGTTGCGCAGGAGAAAGACATGATCGCGCCCCTGGTCGACATACGCAGCGTCTCGCACCGTTTCGGGCAACTGGCCGTGCTGAAAAATGTCTCGCTGCAGATCGAGCCCGGCAGCTACACGATCCTGCTCGGACCGTCGGGTTCGGGCAAGACGACGCTGTTGTCCATCCTTGGGGGTTTCGTCACGCCCAGCGAAGGCAAGGTGTTCATCAGCGGCAAGGATTGCACCTCGGTGCCGCCGGCCAGGCGCCCGACCACTACCGTTTTCCAGGATTATGCGCTGTTTCCGCATATGAGCGTCGGCGGCAATGTCGGCTTTGGGCTGCGCATGCAGGGCGTCGACGGTGCGACCCGTGCCGCCCGGGCGCGCGAGGCGCTGGCTCTGGTTGGACTTGCCTCGGCCTTCGACAAGAAGCCTCATCAACTCTCGGGCGGCCAGCGGCAGCGCGTGGCGCTGGCGCGTGCGCTGGTGATCGAGCCGGCGGTGCTGTTGCTCGACGAGCCGCTTGGCGCGCTCGACCTGAAGCTGCGCCGGCAGATGCAGGACGAATTGAAGGCGATCCAAAAACGCGTCGGCACCGCCTTCATCCATGTCACCCATGACCAGGAAGAGGCGATGGCGCTTGCCGACCACTGCGTGGTGATGAATGACGGCCGCATCGAGGACGAAGGACCGCCCGAGCGCGTCTATGCCCGGCCGGCGACGCGCTTTTCCGCCACCTTCATGGGCGAAAGCACGATCCTCGCTGGCACGGTCACCGAGGCCAAGGACAAGACAAGCACTGTCGCGACGCCGGTCGGGGCGGTCTCGCTGCCCGGTGCTTTGCCGGCAGGCTCGGCCGTTGCGCTGGCCATACGGCCGGAACATCTGACCTTGGGCGCGGCCTCAGGCGCCACAAGGCTGGGCACGGCCAAGGTGAGCGACGTCGTCTTCCAGGGCAGCTTCAAGCGTGTGCTCGCGATGTCCGTCGAAGACCCTTCGGTGCGGTTCATCGCCAAGCTGCCCGCAGCGGCCACGGTCCAGCCGGGCGACACGGTCGCGGCTTCGTGCGATACCGACCAGATCATCCTGCTGACGGATTGAACATGGGCATGCTTGCGGTCATCGACGCACCCGACTGGTACGAGACCATCCGTATGGCCGACGGCGTGACGCTGATCCATGAGCCGTGGATCAAACCGTTCTTCCGCTGCAACATGTGGCATGTGCGCGGCCGCGACCGCGATCTTCTCTTCGACACCGGGCTCGGCCATTTCAGCCTCAGGCAGCACGTGCCGCTGGTGGCCGAGCGCAAGCTGACCTGCGTGGCCAGCCACACGCATTTCGACCATATCGGCTGCCAT harbors:
- the bhcR gene encoding HTH-type transcriptional regulator BhcR, with protein sequence MDTTEKRQRGRPRAFNGPSEANSVQSLDRALRILAIVAEGSGLSLSEISAQSSLAASTAYRMLTTLQNHGMVEFDTSDQLWSIGVETYRMGAAFLRRRKLVDRARIVMQELMEKTGETANLGVAEDDCVVFVSQVETHQAIRAFFRPGTRSPFHASGIGKAVLAHLEPERVGIILRKAGLQRFTDKTLSEIPALAHDLAVIKLRGWSVDDEERHPGMRCVAAAIFNEFGEPIGGVSVSGPTVRVTPERLAEIGPMVRNAAAEVTRMIGGMQAG
- a CDS encoding BA14K family protein, producing MFTRTLVSGLIATTVAATALVGTVQPSAAHSHHHNHDIGIGIAAGVGGFVLGSLLSQQPPRTVYVDEDGGSWHVRRCFDRYSSYDPESDTYIGRDGYSHYCRL
- a CDS encoding DUF2569 family protein, giving the protein MGAFSVWHWAIVLLLIGVPVFFAARSAAKPSQNPEALVGFGGWLMLLAIGQALSPLRTLADFANSADGYQQLMALSNGPLAVYGEVALNLAFLALQLVVLVSMLRKSRRFPQLFLLQWLAIPVVFVLDTIWISSILGVPVNQVLAGDALAAPIASFVAAGIWVAYVYRSVRVRNTFNKAGASGQVASAS
- a CDS encoding TetR/AcrR family transcriptional regulator translates to MSGLRARQKADRHRRIIEAAAALFREAGYEGAKIEAIATQAEVSVGTIYNYYENKGDILGAIVSLEVNEVLNAGRGVVARPPANVGDALDTLIGIYIEHSLHYLSKEMWRQAMAISMQLPDSPFGQAYTALDRSLTEQIRALIARLQEIGLVRQDIDGAALGELIFNNMNMMFIEFVKRDDARIPELRAAIRRQNRILVAAIGV
- a CDS encoding polyamine ABC transporter substrate-binding protein — its product is MSAQSKAMNPLSVLKNQLRAACAATALLLGAGSLAEAADLNALIWCDHSDPALLQPFEEANNVKVNVKEFEGTGAGLAIVEQSQPGDWDVMVIDSIDVPRGVEKGLFEPLPEDKLPLADLFPQVKMDGSTVVGGKRYGITEKFGYNTIGFNKTKVDPADMQSLASLTSDKYKGKVAIYDYYLPVIGMAALAIGKKTADLTEADLPALKEELLKMKANAKLVGEVTASQTALATGEVDILVGGGEWVTAGLAKENPALDFSIPKEGAVLWSQSLAMFKDSKNKDMALKFIQYIMSPEGQAQLATSSCYWGMPSNAKAALTDDQKKILRFDEQPGFLARAQAYPAPNADLDKKMQDMWTEMLQAK
- a CDS encoding ABC transporter permease, with product MNSVRSSGRGNALPWALVTPALGWTLLFFVLPFIAMGFSSLTVHEGGGFTLANYSQFFTDPSYWQAMVNSLEVTAIVTVVSVLLAYPFAWILAEQVPERWQRLALMLAVLPFWTSYVVRSYSWLLVLAQNGVINRALTGAGLITEPLQLANTRLATVTGFVHFFVMLLTLTIFANLKQLSPSYRKAAADLGAGPVRTFLHVVLPLTLPGIMVGAFLTFVLCIGDYITPQILGGNNELLMPQLVMMQIGRRGDFPLASALSIILMAVVTVAYLACARWLKIERA
- a CDS encoding ABC transporter permease; translation: MHRIVRVISLVYALAVYGFIFLPVVVLVLFSLQATSFPIPPFTGPSLRWYEAVLSDTRLTSALINSLLVASISSLAAVTLGFLSAWGFARFVLPGSGLLRGLITLPLTVSYLIIGMGLLVLFNWAGVPKSLLAAGIGHVVINLPLCFAIIYSQMGGHQINIERAARDLGAPEWKVLLLVTVPVMAPAIFAGFFLSMTFSWDEFVISFLLTRFDTTLPVEIWNLLRSGLNPKTNAVGSLVFAVSIVLVVAFELTLLRRRKT
- a CDS encoding ABC transporter ATP-binding protein, with amino-acid sequence MIAPLVDIRSVSHRFGQLAVLKNVSLQIEPGSYTILLGPSGSGKTTLLSILGGFVTPSEGKVFISGKDCTSVPPARRPTTTVFQDYALFPHMSVGGNVGFGLRMQGVDGATRAARAREALALVGLASAFDKKPHQLSGGQRQRVALARALVIEPAVLLLDEPLGALDLKLRRQMQDELKAIQKRVGTAFIHVTHDQEEAMALADHCVVMNDGRIEDEGPPERVYARPATRFSATFMGESTILAGTVTEAKDKTSTVATPVGAVSLPGALPAGSAVALAIRPEHLTLGAASGATRLGTAKVSDVVFQGSFKRVLAMSVEDPSVRFIAKLPAAATVQPGDTVAASCDTDQIILLTD